In the Pongo abelii isolate AG06213 chromosome 18, NHGRI_mPonAbe1-v2.0_pri, whole genome shotgun sequence genome, AGAACCCATCTGGTTGCCAAATCCAgcactctccccacccccaccttggcTTGGCCATAATGGGCAGAACTCCTGGGTAGACAGGGGTGAAGTTCCTCATGGCCCCATTTTGATCCTTTGCTCCATTCCGTGCCCTTGTTTTCTGGTGACGGGTTGTCAAATCATTTTCTGTGCATAGACCAGCAGGGGGAGCCAGCGCCCGTGTAGAGACCATCAGCTCGCAGAGCTGCCCTGGGGAAGAGCTGCCCTAGGGAAGGGCCTGGTCCTGGCCACCCACAACAGTGTCCTTAATGACAAGGGGCACCTATTGGTTCACCACCTGGCTCTTCGGCTGCCAGGTAGATGCCCCTGGAAAAAGGACTTCATCTCCGTGGCTGCAGTTTTCACAGCTGTGAAAGGGGATGGGAAACGGACCTTCCAGGTGTACTGGGACAGTAAAATGAAGCAACTCATGAGACGGCTTCCAGCACAGGCCCTGGCACTTAACTCTTAGTTGAAtttgcattcttttatttttattttattttattgagacagagttttgctctgtcacccaagctggagtgcagtggcgtgatctctactcactgcaacctccatctcccaggttcaactgattctcctatctcagcctctcaagtagctgggattacagacacacatcaccacacctagctaattttttgtatctttagtagagacggggtttcaccatgttggccaggctggtcttgaacttctgaccccaggtgatctgcccacctccgcctcccaaagtgctgggatttcaggtatgagccaccgtgcccagctgaactTGCATTCTTTACCAAGAGACGTTCAGTCAATCTCAAAGGACTCATTTCAGATTCTGCCCAAACCACATGAATCGTTTTTTGGACTTGGCTGTCTCGCTCCTTTTCCTCCACCCTTTTATGTCTTTACCAAGTCTTTCCTCTGTACTTAAAGAGCACTCCCCAACAGTCTAGCCAGCACCCTCAGACCCGCTATAAACTACACAGGGGGCCCAATTCAAAAGGCCCTACTAAGCAGGGGGCTCCTTTCATCTGAAAACTGCTGCAGGCAAAGTGTAAATTTAAGACACTGTGCCTTTGCTTGTATATTTCCTCTGTCTTCCAGCCTAAAACCCAGCCAGTCCTAACACTGACTGACTGCCCATGTATGTTACATAAGACCCCATGCTGGGCAGGGATACTGAGATAAGTAAGACACAATCACGACATCACTGGAAGCACCTCCAACAGGGACAGAGATAGCAACAGATGATTTCAGAACAACGTATGTGCCTGTCTACAAAGATCCACTGGATCTTGGGATTCCGTTCCCAAGAACTTACCCGGTACCACCCTTTGAAGGATGAATTGTCTCCACTTCACAGACTGACTTCCAAGGCCAAAGTCAGACAGGAACGGGCAGGACCAGGACTGAACCCCAGGTTTGACTAACATCACTGTCTCCCTTATCGCAAGGAGACAGAGGCCCCTTGAAGATGTCCTTTCGCAGGGGCTCCAAAATATCTACTAAATGAAGGTCATTATGACTGAAAATGCATTTTTCCCCTTATCCTTGCAGCAGGCAGCTGCTCTGTAAGTTTCGGCTGTAGCCTGATGTTTAGCAACAGCAGCCCTAGCCCATCTGCTGGCCAGCAGATCGCAGGGTTGTCACCCTTGGAATTGGAAGGCATTCTACACACAGTGTGTCTTCCAGGTGCTTTTTCTCCTCAACCATGAAACCACACACCCACAGGCCAGACAACAAAGCGCTCAGTTACTTCACATGGtcattctttcctcttcctgCTTCACCTGATGCAGAATTTGTCAGTAAAACTTGAGCATTACAAGAATATGCAACAGAAAGAATTAGAGAACTTGGCAATCCAAAAGCTGCTAAATGAAGGTTTTCTCCATTTGGGGCATAATGTAAAGCAGTTCCAAGAAAAGTGAAGTCACAGCCACGGTTGCTTATTTTCGGTTTTAGAAAAAAGCCAATGTCAAAGGGGAAGCAGCTCTGCCCCAGCACACAGCCTCCATTGTCTGGTGGGGGGCGCTTGCTGATAAACCAACTTGGATTTGGCACCAGAAACCCAAAACCTCTGACATGTTTTCATTTGGTGATGTCAGGGAGGAAACTCAAGCCGAAACAGTGAAAGTTATTAATATTCAAAGAAACCACACAGCTCAGCTAACATGCTGAGGCAACACTCTTCCAGCACCAAGCCACCAGCATTTCTGAGGGGACTGTCAGAAAAAACACACAGTGCCCTCCTTTTCCTAcctccaccccccaacacacTCCTGAGATGCATTATTGCTCAGGCCACCATGTCAGCCCAACTAGCATTTTTCAATGGACATTACTTACCCGAAGTTGGGTGAGGACAAATGGGGTGGGATATGGTACAGGTGGTTTTCGGCAGCTTGGGTCTGTTTTCTAGCACACAAGCAGGTTTCGCCACAGTAGGGCAGACTTCAGGTTAACATCTTGGGAGTCTACCACACATCCAGCTCAGGGGCTACTACTGGGTGCCCCATAATAATTTTGTGAACAaggtttgctttttttgttttttgtttttgagacagagtctggctctgtcgtccaggctggagtgcagtggcacgatcttggctcactgaaacctccgcctcccaggttcaagagattctcatgcttcagcctccagagtagctgggattacaggtgcgtgccaccatgcctggctaatttttttgtgtttttagtagagacaggggactgtgttgcccaagctggtcttgaacacctggcctccagtgatcagcctgcctccacctctcaaagtgttgcaattacaggtatgagaAACTACACCCAGCCATTGTGACTAAGTTTTAACCTAAGAATCCTGTAACAGAGATCTCATTGTCTGCaccaaaattaaatttaagtgCAATTAAAAGCAACTGATTGAATGACCCAGCCAGGGAGAGCACCTAGGCAGACATGAtgacgaaatggaatgtggtgtcCCGGATGGGACCCTGGAACAGGAAAGAACATTAGGAAAAACCCAGAGAAATCTGAATGAAGTACAGACTTGGGTTAATAACATCTCAATATTGGTTcatgaattttaacaaatgcaCTGTACTaacatgttaataataggggaagcTGGGTAcaggtatatgggaactctttgTACTATATTTGcaatttctctgtgtgtgtgtgtgtgtgtgtgtgtgtgtgtgtgtagacaagAACATACTGATCCTCCCAGCAATAATGATTTGGTGCCTACTAAGTGTCACATACCATGTAAAAGTGATCTACACATAtcttcatttattcctcacaccAGTGCTACGAGCTGGGcataatctgcattttacagataaagaaactgaagaatgGAGAGGTTAGGTACCTTGCTCATAGTCACACGGCAAGGTTAGTTGCAGATGAAGTGCTCAAATTCAGGTTGACAGGATGGCAAAGTTCCTGTTAAAGCTCAGCAATATTGCCTGAAAAATCCCAAACTGTGAACATAAAACAGTTCAAAACAAGCTTCTTGTGGGCAACAAAAATGATGCACACTTTCCAATCTGCCtggctttaaaaagaaagtagTTTAAAAGCACAGCACACCCAAGACACTGACAACACTCAGAGCTGGAGACGATGTGGAACAGTGACTCCccttcattgctggtgagaatgcaaaagcAGACTGGCAGTTTCTACAAGGCTAACCATAGGTTtaccatatggcccagcaattgcactcctaggCATTTACCCCAGTGAGCTGAAAACTTAGGCCCACACAAAACCTGGgcatgaatgtttacagcagctctATTCATAGTTATCAAAGACTGGagtcaagatgtccttcaataggtggaTTAGAtaaaactatggtacatccatacaatggaatattattcagtgataaaaagaaatgagctggctgggcgtagtggctcatacctgtaatcccagcactttgggaggccaaggtgggaggactgcttgagcccaggaatttgtgcctgtagtaccagctactcaggaggctgacatgggaggatttcttgagtttgggaggttgaggctgcagtaagctacgtTCGTGCCActgtacgccagcctgggtgacagggcaaggccgcatcttaaacaaacaaacaaaaataaaaagctcaaaataaataaataaataaattagctgggcatggtggcacacatctgtaatcccagctactcaggaggctgaggcgggagaatcgcttgaatctgggaggcagaggttgcagtgagcagagatcacaccactgcactccagcctgggtgacagggttagactctgtctcaaaaaaaaaaaaaaaagtccctaagGAATTCTTCATGTTTCTATCTTGTAATAAGCACgggcatttattgaaaaaaaaaaaaaaaaaaaaagctaacaagcTGCAAAAAGACCTGGAGGAGTCcagacacaatggctcacacctgtaatcccagcactttgggaggccgagatgggaagattgcttgagcccaggagtttgagaccagcctgggcaacatggcaaaaccttgtctctacaaaaaatacaaaaaaatcaaccaggcatggtgatgcgcacctgtagtcctgctacctgagaggcagagatgggagaatcacctgagactgagaggttgaggctgtggtgagctgtgattgtgctcttgcactccagcctgggcaagagtgagattgtcttaaaaaagaaaaaaaaaaaaaaaagatatggaggAATCTTATATGCAtagtaaatgaaagaagccagtctgaaaaaaattacttactGTATGATCCAACTatgtgatattctggaaaaggcaaaactgaaaagaaagatCAGTGATTGTCAGGGTTGGTGGGGAGGGGTGAATAAGGGGAAcccagaggatttttagggcagtgaaactattctggaTGATATTGTAGTGGTGGATACACGTTATTATGCATTTGGCAAAATCCACAGAATGTATAAGAGAAGGAATGAAGCCTAATGTAAACTAAACTTTAGTTCATAAGAATGTAATGTTGGTTTATCAAATGTACCATCCTAATAAAAGATGTTCACAGCTGCAAAAACTGGGAGTGGGGTGTGAGTGTGGAGTATATGGGAACACTGTAGTTTCTCCTCTATTTTCCTGAACACCTAACACTGTTTTCttaaaagtctattaaaaaaaaaacaaaccatacagcctattaaaaaatttattagagGTAGAATATCAATAATCCAGGTGAAAGTCTACAACCATGTCAGAACATAATCTAACTCCTTTGATATTTACAATCTCAAAAAATTCAGGCATGGGTACTAAGCAGACAGCAGAAACCCAACATTCAAAACAATCACTGCAAAAAGTCATTCCATACAAAGACAAAAGAACTCTTAGAACACCAGGAGGCTCACCATGTCTCGCCCAAAGTTATGAAGCAGAAGTTTAGCTAATGCCTGAAAGGCATCCTTTATCTTGATGCTTTTCATTTCAACAAGAAATTCTGAAAACGTCTCAATATCTCTGAGTAATGGAAGAAGGTATCACCTTCTCTAGCTAGGAAAAGGGATAGAGCTGCATCTAAATGTTTGAGTGGTCTTCCGAAGCAGAAAGGGAGCTGTTGTCTTTCAGGGGCCGCCATGCCTGCCGTTAGGAAATGCCATTTGACTTGCACACTGGTTATGGTAGTTGCTGATGAAGAAGATGAGGAGCCAGGATGTCATTCCTTTTTTACACAGTCTGTCTTCCTGCCCATAACCACACTTTAATCACCATGGGCAATGACCGTACTTAAATTTTGCATTGTAAAACAGGGACGCAGCAGTAATGGAAAAAGTATCATCActcataaaatttggaaaatgcaacatgaGACTTCTGtgcctcagagagagagagagagagagagatagagagagagagagagagagagagagagagagaattaacacacacacaccaggaaggaaaaagaaacacaaacatcTGCTTTTCACAGCAAACACAGGCAAATCAAGGGGCAGCAGAGGCTGTGTCACTGAAGTATCCCAGGATTTAAACATTCCTACATCCGGACTCCTTGGTCAACCAAAGCAAGGCTCTCtgaaaaacttttgaaaaatacGCATTgaaaaatgtccatgaaatccaCATCATTATAAGCCTCTAAAtagtttcaggattttggttgtTTTTAACGACAGTTCCAACATTATCTAAGGAATATTCCTGTGTAAATCTTCTACCTCCAGCTCCCACATACTTTCATGGATGGGATTATCAGAAAGGTCTGTCATCTTCACAGCCTGCAGGCAGGGCTCAGGGCTGCAGGCCTGAACCACTCCCATCACCATCACATACTttcctagaaaaagaagaaaagcccatagtaatgttctttttttcttttgagacagagcctcgctctgtcgcccaggctggagtgcagtggtgcaatctcggctcactacaacctccgcatcctgagtttaagcgattcttgtgcctcagcctcctgagtagctgggattacaggtgcctgccacaatgcctggctaatttttgtatttttagtacagataggttttcacatgttggccaggctggtcttgaactcctgacctcaggtgatccacccaccttggtctcccaaagtgttgggattacaggtgtgagccactgtacccggccatcTTCTTTGGTTTCTGATTTTACTAGACCAAACAAAACTGTCATGTAAAATGTAACCATGCCCAAGGAATGGAGGAGATGCTCCCATCAGAGCCAGTTATAATTAAGTGGCTCTGAGGCAGGGGCAGAAAACCTCAGCTTTCCTCTAATCCCGTTCCTTGCTCAATGCTAGGGTATGTGACTGGTTTCTGTGCACAGGACACATCCTCTTTCTGCAGACACCCTCTGACAGTTACTAAGCAATCCAATTTTCCCTCCACATTGCCGAAAAGGCTGGGCAGGCAGCCCCCCGCCCCATTGTTCCAACTGCTGGGACCTAtccctgccacctcctccagCACATACAAGTAAATCCACATAAGGGCCTGCTGCCACCAGGATGATCTAATGACATATTAACTGTGACTCTCTACCCATTCCCTTGAGGAAGTGACTCTCCTTGAAAGCAAAACTTGAAACTTGGCCAGTCTCAACCACACAAAACCTGATTGTGTAAAAGAAAACTCCAAACGCTGCATGAAGGACAGGCCTGGTGCCAGCCCCGCTGCCTGCCTCGTGAGGCTTTCATTGCACTGCACGTGGGGCCTGGGGCTTTGACTGAAGGAAGCCAGGCAAGCTGACCCCAGATCCTGCTGTTCAACCCCAGGCAGGATGTGTTCAAGTATCTCAGAACTCCCCCCCACGTTCCAACTGGGTCCCTCTGTGACAGAGGCTAGTTCTGAAAATGCACTTGCCATCCCCTCTGAATGGGCTTAAAGTGCTGGTAGGGTTGGAACACACAGAAGTAGAACGACTGAAGGCCCAGGAAGAGAAGAACAAGCCCAAGGGCATTCCAAccgggagaggggaggggaacagGAGCTCTACTGGGAAGGCACACACAGCCAGCCGGATGAACTCAAAGGCATGCGATGGGACAAATTGGCCCTGTAGGTTCTACCCATACCCTCTCCCACTCCAAAGCAGCTCTCCactgtctctccctctccttcccgcATCCCCACCCCGTGGTTGCCATGACCATTCCAATGGCTCCAGCCCATCTCCTGCCAGCTTCCTCCCCTTAgaaaccatccccaccccactGCTGCAGTCAACATTCTCGaatcctcctcctgcctccagaaCTCAGTTGATCCAAGCGCGATCTAGGTAAGCATGGTTTCTCTGATTCTCCTGCAGACAGAAAGCAGCTTGAGGGCAGGAAGAGCTTCTCCTTCAACTCTGCCTCTTCAGCACCTTAGGTTTATGGAAACAAACTCCTGGATGTTCCAGAGGAAGAGGCGGTGGAGGAACAGCACTAGAGCAGcagtgcagtgagcagagttcaaGGCCATCTTGAAGCAGGCAGGTCCTTCCAGACAGCCACTGAGGCTCATCAGGATAGAGCCCTCCTACCTTCCACCACTGCCCCAGGCTCCCCAAAGGCATGCGGCTCTATCGCCTTCAagcctttgcacaggctgttccATGGAGCTGCACAATCTCCTGCCACTGCACACAGACAGAGAGTGCCCAAGTGTCCCAGTTTTAACACTGAAAGTCCCGTGTCCCAGGACCCTCTCAGTCCCAGGCAACCCAGGAGGGTTGGTCCTTACAGATAATTCCAATGCATCCTTCAGGGCtgcttcttccaggaagccttccctgagccCTCAAACCTAGATCAGCTGTCCCTCCTCTGCGCCACCTCACTCTTGCCTGCAATGTTACTTTGTGTTTTAGTGGACTGCttacctccctgcctccctgatGGCAGTGACTCAATTTTGTCAAGCTGGACTCAGTATTAATTAACAAGAGGAAATGACACGGCCCCTGCCAGCTGGCATTCAGGCCAGTGGGTATGTCAGACAGATTCACCAATGCCCATGGGTTCAAACACTGAAGTATTTACTAGATGCCAGGCTTATGCCAGGGCTGAGACCAGATAGGAGACTGCCCCAGCCTGCCTGCAAGGTGCTTTGCCTGCAAACCAACACACCAAGCAGCACGGGTTACTTGCTGGGCCAAGGCTAAGGccaagggttggcaaactttttctgtaaagggcgaGATAAATATTTTGGGCTTTTCCCGCCATAGGGTCCCTGTCCCAAATAAAATTCTAGCTGTGGTTGGGACAGCGGCCCGAGACATTCTGTAAATTACCaatgtattccaataaaacttaacTTATGAACACTGATGCTTGAATTTCATATACTTTTCACatgtcatgatttttttttcaaccatttaaaaatgtgaaatcctGCCAGGTGCAACgactcatgcctgcagtcccagcactttgggaggccaaggtggccaggagctcaagaccaaccagtctggccaacacgatgaaaccccatctctactagaactacaaaaattagccgggtgtggtggtgcacgcctgtaatcccagctactcgggaggctgaggcatgagaatcgcttgaacccaggaggtggagattgcagtgagccatgactgcgtcactgtactccagcctgagagacagagcgagattctgtctcaaaaataataatagtaataaataaacaTCTTAAAAGCATTTTTAGTTCGCAGGACACATGAAAAGAGGAGgcctgtagtttgctgaccctgTCCTAGACCAACGCTGGGGCTGAGGGCAGGCATACATAGAGGGAAGGCTGAAGGGTAAGGCTGTCGGGAGGGAACAGGAGCATGTGGCAGTAAATGAGTCCCCATATTTTGCACTCTCACTGTGAGCCAGGCGCAGTACTAAGGCAGTTGTTTACTTATTGAATCCACACAACAGGCAGGAATGATTAGCTCCTTTTTACAAAACAGTACAAGTCCAGAAAAGTTAACAAAAGTGCTCCAGGTAGCTCAGCTGGGAAGGGGTGGAACCAGAAATTCGACCTAAGCCTGTCCAAGTCCAAAGCAGCTCAGGCCAGACCACTGACCTATCTGCCTCTAGTTAGACTCCAAGACTGAACAGGAAGGGCCCTTAGGAATGAAGTGATCTTGGCCTGATTTCCCAGGGGAGGGAGCCTCAGACCTCCTCAGCTTAGACCGCACATCCTCTAGAAGCCTCCCTGGGCCACTCAGCACCTTGCACATCCTCATGGGTCCCCAGGGATCAGCAATCCTCTGGGACATTTGCTCACCGCCTGTCTCCCAGCAGACTTTATCTGGGTCTGGGCTGCAGCCCAACACTGCACATGGGGGGCTGATGTACAACACGTGCTCAATTGACATCCCAGGGAACAAGTGAGATGGATGCCCACTGCCTGTCACTCAAGACAATTGGTTCTTGGAGCACTTACGTGTCAGACACTGGGCCAAATGCTGAGGATACAGTTGTCAGGACCACACAGCTCTGGACCTCCAGTAGCTTGGTCtggcccagtggttctcaaagtatggcCCCCAAACACCACGTGTGGtgggtggtgcaggcctgtagtcccagctacccaaggaggctgaagcaggaggattgcttgagctcagggccagcctgggcaacatagtgagtcccttatctcaaataaataaaacatttaacaagTCGAAATTatggtccccagaccagcagcatcagcatcacctgggagctggttagaaatacaaatttccaGCTCCAACTAGACTTCCTGACTCAGAAACCCTGAGGGTGGAGCCCCAGCCATCCCAGCTTTAGCAAGCCCTCCAGGAGAGACTGATGCTGGCTCAAGTGAGAGCATCGGTGGTTTAAGAGAGGAAGCAGGCAGGGCGCAgcggcttacgtctgtaatcccagcattttgggaggctgaggtgggcagatcacttgaggccaggagtttgagaccagcctggccaacatggccagtctctgctaaaaaatacaaaaattagccgagtgtgatggcacatgcctgtaatcccagctacccgggaggctgaagcatgagactcgcttgaatccagaaggtggaggctgcagtaagctgaggtcgcgccactgcaccccatcctgggcgacagagtgagactccgtctcaaaaaaaaaaaaaagagagaagaggcaaACATGAGTGAGCTACAGCCCAAGACAGTTCAATTAAGCAGAGGTACAGGAGGGTCTACCGTTCCTAGGGGCCAGGGAGGACTTCCCTGAGAAAGGTACATTTGAGTTGAGACGTTAAGGATGAGCAGAAGTTTCCCAGGAAAGTATTTCCCAAAACTTGATGGAGAACAAGGATATCAATTGGGAGAGGGGGCTTGTGACAAATGCAGGTGCCCGAGTCCCTCCCCGGAAGATTCCCACTAGGGGTGGGAGAgtcccaggaatctgtatttgtTAAAGGGACGGCAGGTGGTGCTTATCATCAGATCAACTTCACCAAGGAGGGACCGGAGCAAGGGTACCCAAGCGGGGACCCGCAGGGGCAGAGGCCCGGAGGAGGGCTAgacccgccccgccccgccccgcttCGAGTGTCAAGAACGAGATCGAATCTGGCCTCGGCAACTTCTCGGCGGACAGCAGGGAAGAGGGCGCCCAGTGAGGCCCGGGCATTACCTGGGACTAGACAGGGCCGCCCGCGCGGCACCCGCTCCAGGCCGCGGACCGAGAAGTCCCCGCTCGGGTCCCGCAGCCGCGCCTCGCCGCGGTCCGCCATTACTACCCTGCCCTGCATCCACACGGCCGCCAGGTCCAGCGGCCCGCGGCCCGCCGCCGCCCGCGACAGCCGCCACGCGCCCGGGCCGCCCTCCGCGTCGCGCCGCAGCTGCTCCGCCAGCACCTTGAGTGGCGGCGACCTAGGCAGCCGCACCCCCGCGGGGCCGCCTGAGAAGGAGTCCGCAGCCGCCGCCATTCCGCCTAGCTACCGCTTTCCCGCCAACTTTGAGAAACAGTGGGGCCCGGCCCGCAGCCACCAATCAGGAGCGCGCTGGCAGAGCCGGCCAATGGTCGACGTCAGAAGGCGGGACCGCCGGGCGAAGCGGCCCTCTCTAGCAGCCAGGAGTGCGCATGCGTAGATAAAAGTAAATAAACGCCCTCAGGAATGAACGGAGGAAATGGGTTAAACGAGAATAAATAATTGAAGGCAGAGAGGTAAAGAACTTCCTCTTTCAACGCATCTCAAAATTTGGCGTGCATGCAGATCACCTGCAGAGTATGATTATTCATCTTTACATTGCCTTGTTTTGAGGTTAGTAAATACTGAAACGAATTAAGAGTCCGTCTTTATTGGGAGTGATCAGGAATCCAGTCAGGAGATAAGGCTCCAGTCAGGAGATAAGAGGGGCGACGGGAAGAGCTGGCAAACCTgccctttcttttattattatttttatttatattttaatagcatCACATAATTTTAaggttaataaaatatattgctatttttcagaaaagaaatgcacatttattgtaaaaaaaaatagaaagggaaaaaatgtagaataagaaaataattgtaaaagcCGCTTATAGATATCCACTGTTAATTTTGGGGTATATTAGCTTTTAggctttaaaatgtgtgtgtgtgtgtgttgtgtgtgtgtttgtgtgtgtgtgtattttttttgagacagggtctctgttgcccaggatggagtgcagtggcacagtgacGGCTCAATACAGCGTTCACCTCCCGGGCAtaggtgattcttccacctcagcctccggagtatctgggactacaggcgtgcaccaccacgtccagctaatttttgtattttttgtagagacagggacttaccatgttgcccaaagTAGTCTGGAACTCCCGGGATCACGAAATCCTccctccttgtcctcccaaagtgctgggattacaggtgtgagccaccacacctgacctattACTGATATACAAATAGTGTTTTGTATATTGTTTTCACTtaataatgaacatttttctGTATCAGCAAATATCCGTCTGCTTCCACTTGAATAACTGCATAATACTCGATTTATCTTATCACATATTAAACCAATATCCTGTAGTTCGACATTAAGGctatttccaatttttcactttataaataTAGCCACTGTGGACCTACTTAAaagataaatcttttttttttttttttttttttgagacagagtctcgctctgtcacccaggctggagtgcagtggcgcgatctcggctcactgcaagcttcgcctcccgggttcacgccattctcctgcctcagcctcccaagtacctgggactacaggcacccgccaccatgcccggctaattttttttttagtagagacggggtgtcaccatgttagccaggatggtctcgatctcctgacctcgtgatccacccgtaaAAGCTAAATCTTTGTGCAcatctttcaaataaaattccCAGGAATCTCTCCCTAAAAGTTGGATGTCCCCAGTCAGCAAAGTCCACAAATCCTAAATCAGGCAATCCTTAAAGTCAAGGTCAGTTCTTAAGAGAGACTTTGAGTTCCCAGGGCCTCCTGCAGTACCAGGCATTCAGAGAGTATTCAGCaagagcttgattttttttttttttttttttgagacagagtctctctgtgtcacccaggcaggagtgcagtggcgcgatctcagctcactgcaacctccgcctcccgggttcaagtgattctcctgcctcagcatcctgagtagctgagactacaggtgggtgccacccgcctggctaatttttgtattttttagtagagacggggtttcgtcatactggccaggctagttagtctcaaactcctgacctcgtgatctgcccgcctcagcctcccaaagtgctgggattacaggcatgagccaccgcacccagccaagagcttcatttttataaaattgaatcAGGTCCTATTGTAAGAACTTTGTAGAAAGTACCCCATGTACCCCCACAGACCCTGAAAAGTCTGTTCtacacaggtgaggaaactgaggcttaaggaAGCTAGAGGGCTGGCCCATAGACTCTCAGTAGCCTCTATGAGGTTTTGGCCTCTAcacctaatatggtttggctgtgtccccacccaaatctcatgttgaattgtacttcccataatccccacatatcgtgggaaggaccctgtgggaggtaattgaatcatgggggcggatactcccatgctgttctagtgata is a window encoding:
- the LOC129050916 gene encoding recQ-mediated genome instability protein 2, translated to MAAAADSFSGGPAGVRLPRSPPLKVLAEQLRRDAEGGPGAWRLSRAAAGRGPLDLAAVWMQGRVVMADRGEARLRDPSGDFSVRGLERVPRGRPCLVPGKYVMVMGVVQACSPEPCLQAVKMTDLSDNPIHESMWELEVEDLHRNIP